In Xanthomonas sacchari, a genomic segment contains:
- a CDS encoding M48 family metallopeptidase — protein MNEVFGRQGGEPGGGRRGPLGGVRWLVLLGFAVYAGYYWFSNRSEDPYTGERVLIDRSLNVEDEKALGLQAYREILAQERPLDPQAPQAQRVRAIAQRLIAKVDVVEDALAAEHGMQAQHAARSFDWDVNVIPSEQANAFCLPGGKMAVYTGLFPVAGNADAMAVVMGHEIAHALLRHGAQRMAQQKLTQIGQMAGAAGGLDPQQQQMAMAAMGYGYLLPYARSHETQADEVGLMLAAAACFDPREAVPLWQRMSASSGGQAPPEFASTHPNPGTRIQNLQALMPKALEYRQRFCESARSTAQ, from the coding sequence ATGAACGAGGTCTTCGGCCGCCAGGGCGGCGAACCGGGAGGCGGCCGCCGCGGGCCGTTGGGCGGGGTGCGCTGGCTGGTGCTGCTGGGGTTTGCGGTCTATGCCGGGTACTACTGGTTCTCCAACCGCAGCGAGGATCCGTATACCGGCGAGCGGGTGCTGATCGACCGCTCGTTGAACGTGGAGGACGAGAAGGCGCTGGGCCTGCAGGCCTATCGCGAGATCCTGGCGCAGGAACGGCCGCTGGACCCGCAGGCGCCGCAGGCGCAGCGGGTGCGCGCGATCGCGCAGCGGCTGATCGCCAAGGTCGACGTGGTCGAGGACGCGCTGGCCGCCGAACACGGCATGCAGGCGCAGCACGCCGCGCGCAGTTTCGACTGGGACGTCAACGTGATTCCGTCCGAGCAGGCCAACGCGTTCTGCCTGCCCGGCGGCAAGATGGCGGTCTACACCGGCCTGTTCCCGGTCGCCGGCAATGCCGATGCGATGGCGGTGGTGATGGGCCACGAGATCGCGCATGCGCTGCTGCGGCATGGCGCGCAGCGCATGGCCCAGCAGAAGCTGACCCAGATCGGGCAGATGGCCGGCGCCGCCGGCGGCCTGGACCCGCAACAGCAGCAGATGGCGATGGCGGCGATGGGCTACGGCTACCTGCTGCCATACGCGCGCAGTCACGAGACCCAGGCCGACGAAGTGGGCCTGATGCTGGCCGCGGCGGCCTGTTTCGACCCGCGCGAGGCGGTGCCGCTGTGGCAGCGGATGAGCGCCAGCAGCGGCGGCCAGGCGCCGCCGGAGTTCGCCTCCACCCATCCCAATCCGGGCACCCGCATCCAGAACCTGCAGGCGCTGATGCCCAAGGCGCTGGAGTACCGGCAACGCTTCTGCGAATCGGCGCGCAGCACCGCGCAGTGA